Proteins encoded in a region of the Melioribacteraceae bacterium genome:
- the fabG gene encoding 3-oxoacyl-[acyl-carrier-protein] reductase, with amino-acid sequence MQSKNKRAIVTGGTRGIGKAIVKELASKSCCGVLFSDVAFIYNSCDECAAEIEREIGSLDTKIIGFKADATSLEAAQDTVNAAIEKLGGVDILINNAGITRDNLLLRMSEKEWDDVINVNLKSVFNYTKAVLKHMVNQRYGRIVNIASVVGLIGNAGQANYAASKAGIVGFTKSIAREVASRNITVNCVAPGFIETDMTKSLNDKQREILSQTIPMKRMGKPEDIARVVGFLCGPDADYITGQVIAVDGGMTM; translated from the coding sequence TTGCAGTCGAAAAATAAGAGAGCGATTGTTACCGGCGGAACCCGTGGAATTGGTAAGGCAATAGTTAAAGAATTAGCTTCTAAGAGCTGCTGCGGCGTCCTCTTCTCGGATGTTGCTTTCATTTATAACAGCTGTGATGAATGTGCAGCGGAAATTGAAAGAGAAATCGGAAGCCTCGATACAAAAATTATTGGATTTAAAGCCGACGCTACTTCTCTGGAAGCCGCTCAGGATACGGTTAATGCTGCTATTGAGAAATTGGGAGGCGTCGATATTCTTATAAATAATGCCGGTATTACACGCGATAACCTGCTTCTCAGAATGTCTGAAAAAGAATGGGATGATGTTATCAATGTTAATCTTAAAAGCGTTTTTAATTATACCAAAGCGGTTCTGAAACACATGGTTAACCAGCGGTATGGAAGAATCGTCAATATCGCTTCGGTTGTCGGCCTAATCGGTAACGCCGGACAGGCAAACTATGCCGCTTCAAAGGCAGGTATTGTCGGTTTTACTAAATCGATTGCAAGAGAGGTTGCTTCACGTAATATTACTGTTAATTGTGTAGCGCCCGGTTTTATTGAGACCGATATGACTAAAAGTTTGAATGACAAACAGAGAGAAATTCTCTCCCAGACAATTCCAATGAAAAGAATGGGGAAACCTGAAGATATTGCACGCGTTGTTGGTTTTCTCTGCGGGCCGGATGCTGATTATATAACCGGACAGGTTATTGCAGTAGACGGCGGAATGACAATGTAA
- a CDS encoding DUF3109 family protein, with amino-acid sequence MNNKFARKINGLYIDPQIFTVKFVKACDVCICSGECCYYGVYTDKKEYEKILSVKERIIQAMDDSQIKDVDKWFEEPEADPDFESGVAVGTEVYNGKCVFLDKQGFCTLQKMAIQEGEYKWKYKPLYCILFPLVIFEGALTVDDEHINRMHYCNLKQNQTVSIFEHSKEEIRYLLGEKGFEELLQYKDEYLNSIKEVKIAVEK; translated from the coding sequence ATGAATAATAAATTTGCCAGGAAGATCAATGGATTGTATATCGATCCTCAGATTTTCACAGTTAAGTTTGTAAAAGCATGCGATGTCTGTATCTGCAGCGGCGAATGCTGTTACTACGGAGTTTATACCGACAAAAAAGAATATGAAAAAATCCTGAGTGTTAAAGAAAGAATTATTCAGGCTATGGATGATTCTCAGATTAAAGATGTAGATAAATGGTTTGAGGAACCTGAAGCTGATCCTGATTTCGAATCCGGTGTCGCCGTTGGTACTGAAGTCTACAACGGTAAATGTGTCTTTCTTGATAAACAGGGGTTCTGCACTCTCCAGAAAATGGCGATTCAGGAGGGAGAATACAAGTGGAAATATAAACCGTTGTATTGTATATTATTCCCGCTCGTTATTTTTGAAGGTGCTCTTACAGTTGATGACGAACATATTAACAGGATGCATTATTGCAATTTAAAACAGAATCAGACTGTTTCCATATTTGAGCATAGTAAAGAAGAAATCAGATATCTGCTGGGTGAAAAAGGATTTGAAGAATTGCTTCAATATAAAGATGAATATCTAAATTCAATTAAGGAAGTTAAAATTGCAGTCGAAAAATAA
- a CDS encoding DUF177 domain-containing protein has translation MIIKYTNFSDGIHKLEFDEPVEKVGLENLFFGNVLVDCRMDKSQHQIVLNCEATVNSRFLCDRCNSEYESKINTVFQLSYIFSKSIQQSDDFNVKYLSPEQDKIDISKDVYEYTEIAIPMKKLCSEECKGLCPVCGKNLNLKKCNCHIEINNDIWEPLKKLKSNN, from the coding sequence ATGATAATAAAATATACAAATTTTTCCGACGGCATCCATAAGTTAGAATTCGATGAACCCGTCGAAAAAGTGGGTCTAGAGAATCTATTCTTCGGGAATGTGCTGGTTGACTGCCGTATGGATAAATCGCAGCACCAGATTGTTCTCAATTGCGAGGCAACTGTTAATTCCAGGTTTTTGTGCGATCGATGTAATTCGGAATATGAATCGAAAATTAACACCGTATTTCAACTCAGCTATATTTTTTCGAAGAGTATTCAACAATCCGATGATTTTAATGTAAAGTATCTTTCTCCGGAACAGGATAAGATTGATATAAGCAAGGATGTGTATGAGTATACGGAAATCGCGATTCCGATGAAAAAACTCTGCAGCGAGGAATGTAAAGGTTTATGCCCCGTTTGCGGTAAAAACCTGAACCTGAAGAAATGTAATTGTCATATTGAAATAAATAACGATATTTGGGAACCATTAAAAAAATTGAAATCTAATAACTAA
- the fabD gene encoding ACP S-malonyltransferase, translated as MGKTAFIFPGQGSQYVGMARDIYDNSVEAREMLKTAEEAIGVSLSHIMFNGPEESLKQTDITQLAIFVHSVILSSLIRTLQPEMVAGHSLGEYSALVSAGSIQFYDAVKLVHTRGRAMLQAGIEQPGTMAAVVGLLPDKLEQICSEASSKGIVQCANFNSPGQIVISGSVEGVKAAMEISKREGAKLVKELVVSGAFHSPLMASAKDALQIKLDVTPFYDARIPVYTNVTAQPVTDKHLIKNFLFEQLSKPVRWEETILNMINDGADTFYEIGPGKVLQGLVKRINPDAQIFGIDKFSDVERFL; from the coding sequence GTGGGAAAAACCGCATTCATATTCCCGGGCCAGGGCTCTCAATATGTTGGTATGGCCAGAGATATTTACGATAATTCCGTTGAAGCCAGGGAAATGCTTAAGACTGCCGAAGAAGCTATCGGAGTTTCCTTATCCCATATTATGTTTAACGGGCCGGAAGAATCATTAAAGCAGACCGATATAACACAACTGGCGATCTTTGTGCATAGTGTCATACTTTCAAGTTTAATAAGAACTCTCCAGCCGGAAATGGTAGCCGGGCATTCACTTGGCGAGTACTCAGCATTGGTATCGGCCGGTTCAATTCAGTTTTATGATGCCGTTAAACTTGTTCATACTCGCGGAAGGGCCATGCTTCAAGCCGGTATTGAACAACCCGGAACTATGGCAGCCGTTGTAGGACTTTTGCCCGATAAGCTCGAACAAATCTGTTCAGAAGCTTCCTCCAAAGGAATTGTTCAGTGTGCAAATTTTAATTCGCCGGGACAGATAGTAATTTCCGGTTCAGTTGAAGGCGTTAAAGCCGCAATGGAGATTTCTAAAAGAGAAGGAGCTAAACTTGTTAAAGAACTGGTTGTCAGCGGCGCTTTTCATTCTCCTTTAATGGCCTCGGCAAAAGATGCATTGCAAATTAAACTTGATGTTACTCCGTTTTATGATGCAAGAATTCCTGTTTACACAAATGTAACCGCCCAACCCGTAACTGATAAACATCTGATTAAAAATTTTCTTTTCGAACAGCTCTCTAAACCTGTCAGGTGGGAAGAGACTATCTTAAATATGATTAACGATGGAGCTGACACGTTTTATGAAATAGGACCGGGAAAAGTATTGCAGGGGCTGGTTAAAAGAATTAATCCGGATGCTCAGATTTTCGGTATTGATAAATTCAGTGATGTAGAAAGGTTTTTGTAA
- the nadD gene encoding nicotinate-nucleotide adenylyltransferase, protein MKNRIGIFGGSFDPVHTGHLILAQYVLEQRNLNRIIFIPCHISPHKTGQKITSGVHRLNMVKLAVENIPYLEFSDYEILKGDISYTYDTLKHFSGNYDEIELIIGYDNLLVFEKWNNPDEIIKLARLIVIKRKTDIIDERNRFFDSAVILDTPTIEISSTDIRDRISRGRTIDFLVPEPVKKYIYEKKLYR, encoded by the coding sequence ATGAAAAATAGGATTGGAATTTTTGGCGGAAGTTTTGATCCGGTGCATACCGGACATCTCATTCTCGCTCAGTATGTACTTGAGCAAAGGAATCTAAACCGGATTATCTTCATACCCTGTCATATTTCCCCTCACAAAACCGGTCAGAAAATTACTTCCGGAGTACATCGTTTAAACATGGTAAAACTTGCGGTTGAAAATATCCCCTATCTCGAATTTTCCGATTATGAAATTCTAAAAGGCGACATTTCATACACGTACGATACTCTAAAACACTTTTCCGGTAATTACGATGAAATAGAACTGATAATCGGCTACGATAATCTGCTTGTTTTTGAAAAATGGAATAATCCGGACGAGATAATAAAACTTGCCCGCTTAATTGTTATAAAGAGAAAAACTGATATTATCGATGAAAGAAACCGGTTTTTCGATTCTGCCGTTATACTTGATACACCGACAATTGAAATCTCTTCAACTGATATAAGGGACCGTATAAGCCGAGGAAGGACGATCGATTTTCTTGTTCCTGAACCGGTTAAAAAATATATTTATGAAAAGAAATTATACCGTTAA
- a CDS encoding acyl-CoA carboxylase subunit beta, whose translation MKRIGSPIIQNESTLRKEDFQKNILRKVEAAKDTARQGGGKNAVERQHEKGKLTARERIDQLTDKDSKFFELSTLAAYGMYQEYGGAPSSGTVYGIGKINGKNFVIVANDATVKAGAWFPITAKKNLRAQEIAIENRLPIIYLVDSAGVFLPLQDEIFPDKEHFGRIFRNNAFMSSMGIPQIAAIMGPCVAGGAYLPIMSDEALIVEGEGSVFLAGSHLVKAAIGEDIDNENLGGARVQSNISGVTDYIMKNDQECLLQIRSLVGKYGANESAGFNRITPAPPEYSPGDIYSILPEDTTKPYDTYELIARLVDNSEIDEYKAGYGKSLITAYARIDGWAVGIVANQRNVVKTEKGEMQIGGVIYSDSADKATRFIMNCNQKKIPLVFLQDVTGFMVGSKAEHGGIIKDGAKMVNAVANSVVPKITVIIGNSYGAGNYAMCGKAYDPRFIFAYPNSKIAVMGGAQASSVLLDIKVKQMEKSGREFTSEQKEKLLKEVIQSYEEKNSPLYAAARLWIDEIIDPALTRDYISMSIECADNNPVINKFSTGVIQT comes from the coding sequence ATGAAGCGAATCGGCAGCCCGATAATTCAAAATGAATCGACACTTCGTAAAGAAGATTTTCAAAAAAACATATTACGGAAAGTTGAAGCCGCAAAGGATACTGCCCGGCAAGGAGGCGGTAAAAACGCCGTCGAACGTCAGCATGAAAAAGGAAAACTGACTGCCCGCGAGAGAATTGATCAATTGACAGATAAGGATTCAAAATTTTTTGAATTAAGCACGCTCGCGGCCTACGGAATGTACCAGGAATACGGCGGAGCCCCATCTTCAGGAACGGTTTACGGTATTGGTAAGATAAACGGGAAAAATTTTGTAATTGTTGCAAACGATGCCACTGTAAAAGCCGGTGCATGGTTTCCTATTACCGCTAAAAAGAATCTACGAGCTCAGGAGATCGCGATTGAGAACAGACTTCCAATAATCTATCTTGTGGATAGTGCGGGAGTGTTTCTTCCGCTTCAGGATGAAATATTCCCTGATAAAGAACACTTCGGAAGAATATTCAGGAATAATGCGTTTATGTCTTCAATGGGAATTCCGCAGATCGCTGCGATCATGGGACCTTGTGTTGCAGGCGGCGCTTACCTCCCTATCATGAGTGATGAGGCATTAATAGTTGAAGGAGAAGGATCGGTTTTCCTTGCCGGTTCACATCTGGTTAAAGCAGCTATTGGCGAGGACATAGACAACGAAAATCTCGGTGGCGCACGCGTCCAATCGAATATTTCAGGCGTAACAGATTATATTATGAAAAATGATCAGGAGTGCCTTCTCCAGATTAGAAGCCTTGTCGGTAAATACGGGGCTAACGAGTCAGCCGGATTCAACAGAATAACTCCGGCACCGCCGGAATATTCCCCCGGGGATATTTACAGCATACTTCCCGAGGATACGACAAAACCATATGATACTTACGAACTCATTGCCAGGTTAGTAGACAACTCGGAAATTGACGAGTATAAGGCGGGCTACGGAAAATCTCTCATAACGGCTTATGCAAGAATTGACGGATGGGCTGTTGGTATTGTGGCAAATCAAAGAAATGTCGTTAAGACCGAAAAAGGTGAAATGCAGATAGGCGGAGTAATCTATTCCGACAGCGCAGATAAGGCGACAAGATTTATAATGAATTGCAATCAGAAAAAAATCCCGCTTGTATTCCTGCAGGATGTTACAGGATTTATGGTTGGCAGCAAAGCCGAACACGGAGGAATAATAAAAGACGGCGCAAAGATGGTTAATGCGGTTGCAAATTCTGTTGTGCCCAAAATAACCGTCATAATCGGCAACAGTTACGGTGCCGGTAATTATGCGATGTGCGGGAAGGCTTACGATCCAAGATTTATTTTCGCGTATCCGAATTCTAAAATTGCCGTGATGGGCGGCGCACAGGCAAGCAGCGTTCTCCTTGATATTAAAGTCAAGCAGATGGAAAAATCGGGACGCGAATTTACTTCCGAACAGAAAGAGAAACTTCTTAAAGAGGTTATTCAGTCGTATGAGGAAAAGAATTCTCCACTTTACGCTGCCGCACGGTTGTGGATTGATGAGATTATAGATCCGGCACTTACAAGAGACTATATTTCAATGTCTATCGAATGTGCGGATAATAATCCCGTTATAAATAAATTTTCTACTGGTGTAATTCAAACTTAG
- a CDS encoding PrsW family intramembrane metalloprotease yields the protein MPVNASLVAAVIPMIIYLIIIWRMDKYDREPFQFLIIHFLWGAFGAILLGILGSILLGSFTGYTDESNPDISLIQTILFAPVSEEIAKGLFLFFSVKSRKFDNITDGLVYGGAIGLGFGMTENFTYFITYGETFSEWIFLVIIRSGFSAVMHCISTATFGAFLGMAKFNLKSSKSLLPIAGLFLAILFHFLWNFTVSFDTTFYYGFVFMIILTFFFFLLFKYAIKKEKEIIEHELKEEFELLNLPVDHINIISSSFRLKKGWIDERIRKQYFRAAIHLAFKKMQSRNSSGYLKSVSEFEVEQLRELIRNLMAFNHPVSDEK from the coding sequence ATGCCTGTAAATGCCTCTTTGGTTGCCGCTGTAATCCCGATGATAATCTATCTAATAATTATTTGGCGGATGGATAAATATGACCGTGAGCCGTTCCAATTCCTTATAATCCATTTCCTATGGGGTGCTTTCGGTGCCATACTGCTTGGAATTCTCGGTTCGATTTTGCTGGGGTCATTTACCGGTTATACCGACGAAAGCAATCCTGATATTTCGCTGATACAGACAATTCTGTTTGCCCCGGTCTCCGAAGAAATTGCAAAAGGCTTGTTTCTTTTCTTTTCTGTTAAATCCAGAAAGTTTGATAATATAACCGACGGACTTGTCTACGGCGGAGCCATCGGTCTCGGATTCGGAATGACGGAGAACTTCACATATTTTATAACCTACGGCGAGACATTCTCTGAATGGATTTTTCTTGTAATTATCCGTTCAGGTTTTTCAGCAGTAATGCATTGCATATCCACAGCAACTTTCGGCGCGTTTTTAGGAATGGCGAAATTCAATCTGAAAAGTTCAAAGAGTTTGCTCCCTATAGCCGGTCTGTTCCTGGCGATTCTCTTTCACTTTTTATGGAATTTTACAGTCAGCTTCGACACTACTTTTTACTACGGTTTTGTTTTTATGATAATTCTCACATTCTTTTTCTTTCTCCTGTTCAAATACGCAATCAAAAAAGAGAAAGAAATAATAGAGCACGAATTGAAAGAGGAATTTGAATTATTAAACTTGCCAGTCGACCATATAAATATTATCAGTTCCTCTTTCCGCTTAAAAAAAGGATGGATTGATGAAAGAATCCGGAAACAGTATTTTAGGGCGGCGATTCATCTTGCATTCAAAAAAATGCAGAGCAGGAACAGTTCCGGATATCTTAAATCCGTTTCGGAATTTGAAGTTGAACAGCTTCGTGAATTAATTCGTAATTTAATGGCGTTCAATCACCCGGTATCAGATGAAAAATAG
- the plsX gene encoding phosphate acyltransferase PlsX, with protein MTNNQTDIKCVIAVDAMGGDYAPKNVLLGALEAYNKSRDFDLILVGDKEKLLKVAEEEKISLDERLIYHTSQVIEMGDTPTTAIKSKQDSSIVVGARLVKEKKAHAFVSAGNTGAMMAASTLIMGRIQGVGRPTIGASFPTSQNKFCLLFDVGASVDSKPQHLFEYAVMGSIFAREIFDTASPSIGVLSVGEEEAKGSELSLAAFKLLKESKLNFVGNVEGRDILKGGVDVIVCDGFIGNIVLKFGESVLTLLKSRVKDYSKKGLLNKIYALIVKKVLKASLSDMDYQTHGGVPLLGVNGISIIGHGSSTPLAIKNMVLRAKEMHDKNLIQKFQEALKDYAVTR; from the coding sequence ATGACTAATAATCAGACTGACATTAAGTGTGTAATTGCAGTTGATGCTATGGGGGGCGACTATGCCCCTAAGAATGTTTTATTAGGCGCACTAGAAGCATACAATAAATCGCGCGACTTCGACCTTATTCTGGTTGGCGACAAAGAGAAGCTCTTAAAAGTTGCCGAAGAAGAGAAGATAAGTCTCGATGAAAGATTGATCTACCATACATCTCAGGTTATTGAGATGGGGGATACTCCTACAACTGCCATAAAGAGTAAACAGGATTCCTCCATTGTAGTTGGAGCCCGACTTGTAAAGGAGAAGAAAGCCCACGCATTTGTAAGTGCAGGTAATACCGGCGCCATGATGGCTGCATCCACATTAATTATGGGACGTATTCAAGGTGTAGGACGACCTACAATAGGCGCTTCATTCCCGACATCCCAGAACAAATTCTGCCTTTTATTTGATGTGGGAGCCAGTGTAGACAGTAAACCGCAGCACCTATTTGAATATGCTGTGATGGGATCAATCTTTGCCAGGGAAATATTTGATACGGCTTCACCTTCTATTGGTGTTCTCAGTGTCGGTGAAGAGGAAGCTAAGGGGAGTGAACTTTCGCTGGCCGCATTCAAACTGCTTAAGGAGTCTAAACTCAATTTTGTCGGGAATGTTGAAGGAAGAGATATACTGAAAGGCGGTGTGGATGTGATTGTTTGTGATGGTTTCATCGGGAACATCGTTCTTAAATTCGGCGAGAGTGTTCTAACTCTTCTTAAATCCCGTGTAAAAGATTATTCTAAAAAAGGTTTACTTAATAAAATCTACGCATTGATTGTAAAAAAAGTTTTAAAAGCCTCACTAAGCGATATGGATTACCAGACTCATGGAGGTGTTCCGCTTCTGGGTGTTAATGGTATCAGTATTATTGGTCATGGCTCGAGTACTCCGCTCGCTATTAAGAATATGGTTTTGAGAGCCAAAGAAATGCACGATAAAAATTTAATTCAGAAATTTCAGGAAGCATTAAAAGATTATGCCGTTACAAGATAA
- the meaB gene encoding methylmalonyl Co-A mutase-associated GTPase MeaB, whose translation MNQNQLVEKIFNNEKRFVSRAISIVESNNSNSTELLKELHKKTGNAYRIGITGPPGAGKSTLTNQLAKFYRKNNFKVAIIAVDPTSPFTGGALLGDRVRMTDIGNDEGVFIRSMATRGSLGGLSKKTIDAADVLDAAGYDYIIFETVGVGQSELDIAKTADTTIVVLVPESGDSIQAMKAGLMEIADFFVLNKSDRPGSDSALTALKTILMLKDHEVNDWLPNIIKCIASENVGTKEIKEEIDRHRNYLVSNNLLKEKREENYKLRIKEIVETFIQGELWVKERENLLKESLKNVLEGTISPYQVAENLYKNFKNKAEAGK comes from the coding sequence ATGAACCAGAATCAGTTGGTAGAAAAGATTTTTAATAATGAAAAACGTTTCGTTTCAAGAGCTATCAGTATAGTTGAATCCAACAACTCTAATTCGACTGAATTACTAAAAGAACTTCATAAGAAAACAGGTAATGCATATAGAATCGGAATTACAGGACCTCCCGGAGCCGGTAAATCGACACTGACCAATCAGCTAGCTAAATTTTACAGGAAAAATAATTTCAAAGTTGCAATCATAGCTGTGGACCCTACAAGTCCTTTTACAGGCGGAGCTCTTCTTGGCGACAGGGTAAGAATGACGGATATCGGTAACGATGAAGGAGTTTTTATAAGAAGTATGGCAACCAGGGGTAGTCTTGGAGGATTAAGCAAGAAGACAATTGACGCCGCCGATGTGCTGGATGCTGCCGGTTATGATTATATAATTTTCGAAACAGTTGGAGTCGGACAATCCGAACTTGATATTGCAAAAACCGCCGATACTACCATTGTGGTACTTGTACCTGAATCAGGCGATTCTATTCAGGCAATGAAAGCCGGACTTATGGAAATAGCCGATTTCTTTGTGCTAAATAAAAGCGACCGTCCCGGATCCGATTCAGCTTTAACAGCTTTAAAAACTATCCTAATGCTTAAAGATCACGAAGTAAACGACTGGCTTCCCAATATTATAAAATGTATAGCATCAGAAAATGTGGGGACTAAAGAGATCAAAGAAGAAATAGATCGACACCGGAATTATCTCGTATCGAATAATCTTCTTAAGGAAAAGCGGGAAGAGAATTATAAATTGAGAATTAAGGAGATTGTTGAGACATTTATTCAGGGGGAACTCTGGGTTAAAGAGCGTGAGAATTTATTAAAAGAATCTCTTAAAAATGTTCTTGAAGGTACAATCTCCCCTTACCAGGTTGCAGAAAACCTTTACAAAAATTTTAAGAATAAAGCTGAGGCAGGTAAATAA
- a CDS encoding beta-ketoacyl-ACP synthase III, whose amino-acid sequence MPLQDKKFNAAITAVGMYVPEKILDNKYFESIVDTNDEWIVTRTGIKERHIIENGATSDMAAFAIQDLMKNSSLKPEEIEVIIVATVTPDMFFPSTACLIQEKIGAKKAWGFDLSAACSGFLFALETGTKMIESGAYKKVVVVGSDKMSSITDYTDRNNCILFGDLASAVLLEPTEDLNYGIKDSILYVDGTGKDNLYMKGGGSLRPASHETVDNKWHYIYQDGKAVFKVAVKGMADVSYEIMKKNNLKSEDIAYLVPHQANLRIIDATAERMGLSKDKVMINIDRYGNTTAATIPSCITEYYRNGKIKKGDNLVLSAFGAGYTWGAIYLTWSID is encoded by the coding sequence ATGCCGTTACAAGATAAAAAGTTTAACGCAGCAATTACTGCTGTCGGTATGTATGTACCGGAAAAAATATTAGACAATAAGTATTTCGAATCGATAGTTGATACTAATGACGAATGGATTGTCACTCGTACCGGGATTAAAGAACGTCATATCATCGAGAACGGCGCTACAAGCGATATGGCCGCATTCGCAATTCAGGACCTGATGAAAAATTCCTCCCTTAAACCCGAAGAAATCGAAGTAATAATCGTTGCGACTGTTACACCGGATATGTTTTTCCCTTCAACTGCCTGCTTGATTCAGGAAAAAATAGGAGCCAAAAAGGCATGGGGTTTCGATCTTTCTGCGGCTTGTTCGGGCTTTCTCTTTGCTCTTGAAACCGGCACTAAGATGATTGAAAGCGGAGCTTATAAAAAGGTAGTTGTAGTCGGCTCCGACAAAATGAGCTCAATAACAGATTATACCGACCGTAATAATTGCATATTATTTGGTGATCTTGCATCTGCAGTTCTTTTAGAACCTACTGAGGATCTTAATTACGGAATTAAAGACTCCATCCTTTACGTAGACGGAACTGGAAAAGATAATTTATATATGAAAGGCGGCGGAAGTCTGCGACCGGCTTCTCACGAAACTGTGGATAATAAATGGCATTACATCTACCAGGACGGTAAAGCTGTCTTTAAAGTCGCTGTTAAAGGTATGGCCGACGTATCTTATGAAATAATGAAGAAAAATAATCTTAAGTCAGAAGATATTGCCTATTTAGTACCTCATCAGGCAAATCTTAGAATCATAGACGCAACCGCCGAACGTATGGGTCTATCTAAAGACAAGGTAATGATCAATATCGACCGGTATGGTAACACTACTGCGGCAACTATTCCTTCCTGTATAACTGAATATTATAGGAACGGAAAAATTAAAAAGGGCGACAACCTGGTTCTCTCCGCTTTCGGTGCCGGTTATACATGGGGCGCTATTTATCTTACCTGGAGCATTGATTAG
- the rpmF gene encoding 50S ribosomal protein L32, with protein sequence MPNPKRKMSKSRRDKRRTHYKATVPTLSRCSNCGELKLSHRACPSCGYYAGRSMFVPES encoded by the coding sequence ATGCCGAATCCGAAACGCAAGATGTCTAAGAGTAGAAGAGATAAACGCAGAACACATTACAAGGCAACTGTTCCTACCTTAAGCCGTTGTTCTAACTGCGGTGAATTGAAACTTAGCCACAGGGCGTGCCCGAGCTGCGGTTATTATGCCGGCAGATCTATGTTCGTACCAGAATCCTAA
- a CDS encoding acyl-CoA dehydrogenase family protein: MELTGNNHTIELTEDQKTIRDTIRDFAENVIKPVVMEYDESQKFPIEILQQLGELGFLGILVPEEYGGAGLGYTEYSIVVEELARIDPSFALSVAAHNGLCTNHILMHANEELKRKYLPDLASGKVIGAWGLTEPSSGSDAGAMQTTAMPDGDYYILNGTKNFITHGASGKTAVVMAITDKSKGKKGISAFVIEKGFEGFSAGKKENKLGMRASETTQLLMENCKVPKQNLIGNEGEGFLQAMKILEGGRISIAALSVGLAEGCLESSIAYSKERKQFNRSISEFQGIQFKLSEMATDIQAARLLAYKAAFLKDSGQDSTMAAVKAKLFASEIAVKAANEAVQIFGGYGFVKDYPVEKFYRDVKLLTIGEGTSEVQRIVLARNLLKD; encoded by the coding sequence ATGGAATTAACCGGAAACAATCATACAATAGAATTGACCGAAGATCAGAAAACTATCAGAGATACAATCAGGGATTTCGCAGAAAATGTCATTAAACCGGTGGTAATGGAATACGACGAGTCGCAGAAATTCCCGATTGAAATCCTTCAGCAGCTCGGAGAACTCGGATTCCTCGGTATTCTCGTCCCTGAAGAATACGGCGGAGCAGGACTCGGCTACACCGAATATTCAATTGTGGTAGAGGAGCTTGCGAGAATCGATCCCTCATTTGCTCTCTCCGTTGCCGCACATAATGGACTCTGTACAAACCATATACTTATGCATGCTAACGAGGAATTGAAAAGGAAGTATCTGCCCGACCTTGCATCTGGCAAAGTTATTGGAGCCTGGGGATTGACCGAACCGTCTTCTGGCAGCGATGCAGGCGCAATGCAAACCACTGCAATGCCTGACGGAGACTATTATATTCTGAACGGTACCAAAAATTTTATTACGCACGGCGCTTCGGGAAAAACAGCAGTTGTTATGGCAATTACAGATAAATCCAAAGGTAAGAAAGGAATCTCTGCATTTGTTATTGAAAAAGGATTCGAGGGTTTCAGCGCAGGTAAAAAAGAGAATAAACTTGGCATGCGGGCCAGCGAAACAACCCAGCTCCTGATGGAGAATTGTAAAGTCCCAAAGCAAAACCTGATCGGGAATGAAGGCGAAGGATTTCTTCAGGCAATGAAAATTCTGGAAGGCGGAAGAATTTCTATTGCGGCATTAAGTGTTGGACTTGCTGAAGGTTGTCTTGAATCTTCAATCGCTTATTCAAAAGAGAGGAAACAGTTTAACAGGTCTATCTCCGAATTCCAGGGAATCCAGTTTAAACTCTCCGAGATGGCAACTGACATACAGGCCGCACGGCTTTTAGCTTATAAGGCAGCTTTTCTAAAAGATTCCGGACAGGATTCAACCATGGCGGCAGTAAAGGCAAAGCTATTTGCAAGCGAAATTGCAGTGAAAGCCGCAAACGAAGCCGTTCAGATTTTCGGCGGTTACGGATTTGTAAAAGACTATCCGGTAGAAAAATTCTACAGGGATGTTAAACTGCTTACAATCGGTGAGGGGACTTCGGAAGTGCAAAGAATTGTTCTCGCAAGAAACCTTCTTAAGGACTAA